One part of the Coffea eugenioides isolate CCC68of chromosome 10, Ceug_1.0, whole genome shotgun sequence genome encodes these proteins:
- the LOC113750497 gene encoding uncharacterized protein LOC113750497, which translates to MGVSKPPNLRRLKNLIRLHKVQLVAICEPKLDVTNIESIRLNLSFDAAVVNLSADVWVLYNFPLVCSIAGNSQQHISLNVHHPWLPRSLRFSFVHARCTLEERRGLWQALLVDKPRDQPWCICGDFNVIISPSEKKGDRPFRVSERLELLTFMEEAEVFYVVSREAEASVLRAEARVETEASENAQIELHRSQAQLNRALSVEEEFWKQKARVKWLRHGDCNSKFFHATLRQRRMQGQIHRIKDETGIWVKTDEDISREAIRYFSDLFSAPAESSSDLLHVIPANVTAEENMSLEADPSFDEVKRTIFAMDGDSAASPDGFMGKLFTFAWEVIGQDVYNAVLSFFCRAELTHFITSTSIVLLPKGPNPQDFLMFRPINLCNFFNKVLSKILADRLANILPRIVSPQHTGFVKGRNISENYFLAQEIMSGMRRSYRGGNVALKLDMSKAYDHVSWVFLMNVMRQFGFGERFLDMVWRLISNAWFSVIINEASYGFFKSGRGLRQGDPISPALFVIGAELLSRALNNLVLHYGYRGFKVPRGCPQVTYLAFADDVLIFANGFARALQDIVRVLELYQQSSGQLVNRQKNGYIVHLSASIARRRVIEHLTGFSRQQAPIRYLGFPLYLGQSNAYYYGEVSQAIIGRILSWKSKFLSQGGKIILIKHVLSSIPLHLLSAAVMPTSVFRVIKKWKFRTGTSLWARFLRAKYYGACHPCQVELKVGVSATWKRIINVSREAELSMRWLVNAGTCDFWYDNWLGNGALFLKAPVQGDLSFRDFIVDGKWNSVGLAEYLPRDITTMILQHSTPEGERPDEVVWVSTTSGSFSLSSAFHEVRQARNPSWIFSHIWLPQLPVKVSLFMLRLLMRRLPLDDILGKFGFQLPSKCFCSSMAAAAGESIEHIFSTGQLAVEIWGVFGSSCGICLPAVSLRERLVAWWLSPHSDAQRRHVVSILPSFICWHIWKARNKAIFEGVELTRGEICHGILRDIFATVEIKFRHGIVAQTFDQFCERLS; encoded by the exons ATGGGGGTTTCCAAACCTCCTAATTTGAGACGGTTGAAAAACCTTATTCGATTACATAAAGTTCAGCTGGTAGCTATATGTGAACCGAAACTTGATGTCACAAATATTGAGAGCATCCGCTTAAATTTATCGTTTGATGCTGCTGTTGTTAACTTGTCAGCAGATGTTTGGGTCTTGTATAATTTTCCGTTAGTATGCTCTATAGCTGGGAATTCTCAGCAACATATCTCCTTGAATGTCCATCATCCATGGCTACCTCGCTCCTTGCGATTTTCTTTTGTGCATGCCAGGTGTACATTGGAAGAACGACGGGGGTTGTGGCAAGCACTTTTGGTGGACAAACCACGCGACCAGCCATGGTGCATCTGTGGGGATTTCAATGTGATCATATCCCCTAGCGAAAAAAAAGGAGATCGGCCTTTTCGTGTCTCAGAGAGGTTAGAGCTTCTGACCTTCATGGAGGAGGCGGAAGTTTTTTATGTGG TGTCTCGCGAAGCAGAGGCTTCGGTGCTTAGGGCGGAAGCACGGGTGGAAACTGAGGCATCGGAGAATGCTCAGATAGAGCTTCATAGGTCTCAAGCACAGCTCAACCGTGCTTTGTCAGTGGAGGAGGAGTTTTGGAAGCAGAAGGCTCGTGTCAAGTGGCTCCGACATGGCGACTGTAACTCAAAGTTCTTCCATGCCACCCTGAGACAGAGGAGGATGCAAGGGCAAATCCACAGGATTAAAGATGAGACTGGCATATGGGTGAAGACGGATGAAGATATATCACGTGAAGCGATACggtatttttctgatttattcTCTGCTCCGGCGGAATCCTCATCAGACTTGCTGCATGTTATCCCTGCCAACGTCACGGCGGAGGAAAACATGAGCTTAGAGGCCGATCCGTCTTTCGATGAAGTAAAAAGAACTATCTTTGCAATGGACGGTGATAGTGCAGCAAGCCCCGATGGTTTCATGGGTAAGCTTTTTACTTTTGCTTGGGAGGTGATTGGTCAAGATGTCTATAATGCAGTTTTGAGCTTTTTCTGTAGGGCTGAGCTCACTCATTTTATTACATCTACTTCTATTGTCCTTCTCCCGAAGGGACCGAACCCTCAGGATTTTTTGATGTTCAGACCGATTAACCTCTGCAATTTCTTTAATAAAGTATTGTCCAAGATCTTGGCTGATAGGTTGGCTAATATTCTGCCAAGAATCGTCTCACCCCAACATACAGGCTTTGTTAAGGGCAGGAATATATCAGAGAATTATTTTCTCGCCCAGGAAATAATGTCAGGGATGCGTAGATCGTACAGGGGTGGGAATGTAGCATTGAAGTTAGACATGTCCAAGGCATATGATCATGTATCGTGGGTATTTCTCATGAACGTAATGCGGCAGTTTGGGTTTGGAGAAAGGTTTCTTGACATGGTGTGGAGGTTGATTTCTAATGCTTGGTTTTCGGTTATAATTAATGAAGCGTCTTATGGCTTTTTCAAGTCGGGTAGGGGATTACGGCAGGGGGATCCGATATCCCCCGCGTTATTCGTAATTGGGGCGGAGCTTCTCTCACGGGCTTTAAACAATCTCGTGTTACATTATGGCTATAGGGGTTTTAAGGTCCCACGGGGGTGTCCCCAAGTCACGTACTTGGCCTTCGCTGACGATGTATTGATTTTCGCTAATGGGTTTGCTCGAGCTTTGCAGGATATTGTGCGGGTATTGGAGCTTTACCAACAATCCTCGGGTCAGTTGGTGAATAGGCAAAAAAATGGGTATATCGTCCATCTCTCCGCCTCGATTGCTAGACGGAGGGTGATTGAGCATCTCACTGGCTTTTCTAGGCAACAGGCGCCTATTCGATACTTGGGCTTCCCATTGTACTTGGGCCAAAGTAATGCTTATTATTACGGTGAGGTGAGTCAAGCAATAATCGGAAGAATCCTCTCATGGAAGTCCAAGTTTTTGTCTCAGGGGGGTAAGATCATCCTCATCAAACATGTTCTCTCTTCTATCCCACTGCACTTACTATCTGCTGCAGTAATGCCGACTTCGGTGTTCAGGGTAATTAAAAAG TGGAAATTCCGCACGGGGACGTCTTTATGGGCAAGGTTCTTACGTGCTAAGTATTATGGGGCTTGCCACCCTTGTCAAGTGGAGCTTAAAGTGGGCGTATCAGCAACTTGGAAACGGATAATCAATGTCAGCAGGGAGGCGGAGTTGTCTATGCGATGGTTGGTGAATGCTGGGACCTGTGACTTCTGGTATGATAACTGGCTAGGGAATGGAGCTCTTTTCCTTAAAGCTCCTGTTCAGGGGGATTTATCGTTCAGAGACTTTATTGTTGACGGGAAGTGGAACTCGGTGGGACTTGCAGAATACCTCCCAAGGGACATCACAACTATGATCCTGCAACACTCGACCCCAGAGGGTGAGAGGCCCGATGAGGTGGTATGGGTGTCAACAACTTCAGGATCATTTTCGTTATCCTCTGCTTTTCATGAGGTAAGGCAAGCTCGGAATCCCTCTTGGATATTTTCCCACATTTGGCTCCCCCAACTCCCTGTAAAAGTTTCTTTATTTATGCTCCGTCTTTTGATGCGGAGGCTCCCCCTGGATGATATCTTGGGTAAGTTTGGCTTTCAATTACCTTCCAAATGTTTTTGTTCTTCCATGGCAGCGGCGGCGGGAGAATCTATTGAACACATTTTCTCAACGGGACAACTAGCGGTAGAGATTTGGGGTGTCTTTGGATCCTCGTGCGGTATATGTCTGCCGGCCGTATCATTGCGAGAGCGACTGGTCGCTTGGTGGTTGTCCCCGCACTCAGATGCTCAAAGACGTCATGTTGTTTCCATCCTGCCAAGTTTCATCTGTTGGCATATCTGGAAGGCACGGAACAAAGCAATCTTTGAAGGGGTTGAACTGACTAGGGGGGAGATTTGCCATGGCATTCTCCGGGATATTTTCGCAACGGTTGAGATTAAATTTCGTCATGGGATTGTAGCGCAAACATTTGATCAGTTTTGTGAAAGACTCTCTTAG
- the LOC113750075 gene encoding endochitinase EP3-like has protein sequence MKSFPTIIFSIVVLVGAFPQLISSQNCGCAPDLCCSKFGYCGTGNDYCGSGCQSGPCTAASSSGNSGVSVADIVTDAFFNGIADQAASSCAGKGFYTRSAFLEALNSYPQFGTVGSVDDSKREIAAFFAHVTHETGHLCYIEEIDGPSRDYCDESNTQYPCVPGKGYYGRGPIQLSWNFNYGPAGESIGFNGLSQPETVATNNVISFKTGLWYWMNHCHDLITSGQGFGATIRAINGRLECDGANPNTVSARVEYYTEYCRQLGVEPGDNLRC, from the exons ATGAAgagttttccaaccatcattTTCTCCATTGTAGTTCTTGTAGGAGCCTTTCCACAGCTGATTTCAAGCCAAAACTGCGGCTGTGCACCAGACTTGTGCTGCAGCAAATTCGGCTATTGCGGTACCGGCAATGACTACTGTGGCTCTGGCTGTCAATCCGGCCCTTGCACCGCTGCTTCGAGCAGTGGTAATAGTGGCGTTTCAGTTGCTGATATTGTGACGGACGCTTTTTTTAATGGAATTGCTGATCAAGCTGCTTCAAGCTGTGCCGGAAAAGGGTTCTATACTCGATCAGCTTTTCTTGAAGCTCTGAATTCGTATCCCCAGTTTGGAACCGTTGGCTCTGTTGATGATTCTAAAAGGGAGATTGCTGCTTTCTTTGCTCATGTCACTCATGAGACTGGAC ATTTGTGCTACATAGAAGAGATAGACGGCCCCTCCAGAGATTACTGTGATGAGAGCAACACTCAGTATCCATGTGTGCCAGGCAAGGGATATTACGGCAGGGGTCCAATACAGTTATCATGGAACTTTAACTATGGACCAGCAGGTGAAAGCATTGGATTCAATGGACTCAGCCAACCTGAAACTGTAGCTACAAATAATGTTATTTCATTCAAAACTGGCTTGTGGTATTGGATGAACCATTGTCATGATCTTATCACTTCTGGCCAGGGTTTTGGGGCTACAATTCGTGCCATTAATGGTCGGCTTGAATGTGATGGTGCAAATCCAAACACAGTTAGTGCTCGAGTTGAGTATTATACTGAATATTGTAGACAATTGGGTGTCGAGCCTGGTGATAACCTCAGATGCTAG